atggcctaacacaactcactttcctaaatttcagcaaaatctgataacaaatatggcttttatgggccaagaccctatatcggtggatcggtctatatgggggctatatcaagatatagtccgattcattCCGTTTacgaacctaacctgcttatggacaaaaaaaaaagaatctgagaatctttatttttaaagactgtagcgtgatttcaacagacagacggacggaaatgtctagatcgtattttatatactttatagggtcggaaatggatatttcgatgttttgcaaacggaatgacaaaatgaatatacccccatccttcggtgataggtatgaaaattaataaaaaaaaaacatacccgTCTGTCCGCGTATCCTTTCCTTGTCATATATCCGtctgccgtttttttttttgtttgtgcttaatacaattttcaaccgatttgcacgaaACTTGGTATGGTGGTAGGAAATAGTCCGTGTAAGATTTATTGTGGTGCTCCTTTGTAATATAAGTATAATAATGaatggatttttaatttttggtttgaAATACAGTACAATGCAATTAATAGCTAACAGTAGTTACTACTAACGAAAATTCTGGGGGGCTATGGTTTCGTTGGGGGTCCCTAGCGCCCCCCTAGCTACGCCAATGGAAATGAGGGTAAGAAGATTGCATGAACTTCTTTATTTGGCAGACACATTTGACAAGTGTGTCAAGGGAGAGAGCTGAGGAAATGTTAAGTAGTAAACTAATGAGATCATCAATAGATACGTTAATGTtcacttttttaattattaGTTTTAGGTATGTATATTGAATGAAGcaaaaaatgtttccttttATCAAATCCTAGGAAAGAATATCTAATATGCTTCTACAAATACATAAATATATCAATGAAAATGACGCACAAGTTTTCCAATTTGAATTATCGTAATCACCACCCACCCCACCATTGACAACCCATTTACACTTGTGTTGTTGTTGACTTACTCACTATAaccattttgtacaacaaaatgGTACATGCAAATATAAGCAGGAGAGCAATTAAACGAATATCCAATAATACTTTTTTGGAATTGTGAGGtgaatttaatacaaaattctTCCCGTCGTTTCGTATTATACTTCCAAACAACGAGTTGCGACTGATGTACTTTGGCGAAGAGCAATCTTCTGGCTTAAACGATAAATAATTTGTTGTTGATATTGATTCTTCTTGTTCTTCCATGTTGTGGTCTTCAAAAGATCAATATAAACAAATCCAAACCGCAGCagcaacaaaatataaaaaatatatacaaaaaacgATGACGACTGTATGACGTATACACGTAGTTATGACGTTGTACAGTTCCAACACTTGAAGTGACGCAATTGAGAACCTGCGTGAAGTTACCAACGTTGTTCGATGACAATGTTGATGGCAGCAGTACAGGGTGACAGAAAACagtaaaaaataatattataaCAATAAAATCACTTTGTTAAATAATAATACTAAATAAAATGCgttattttgtacaaaaaactACTAACTAACATTTAGCATTTAATTCCTGATTTGTTGtctaaagaaaagttttaatgttaacttttattattaaattgaaTTGCATTAAATTAATAGGGCGTTTAATTTATCCATTAAGagcagtatgcacctctggcgaaattttcgttgccaCAAGAAacgcattgacatatcctaaatgaaattttcgttaccggtaCCGTTACCGCAGcccaaattaaattttctttgcgtaacagggtgacataataggcattggtGAATACTCAGCCTAAAGTATATTTTGTGGATTATATTATCATTACCATATttctttttctcaaaaaattgtTCGATACTTCCTTAAATGTAAAGGCCACATTGAAGTAAATTACAAATCCGAATATTCGGATTTTATACGGGCTTACTTTGGCAACTCTTGTCTGACATAAGTACCGTTATCGTCATTTATTATTAAACATTCAGGCAGGTGTCAACATATTGATTTTTATCTAACTGCTATTTACCATTGTCATAACAATACAGCAGATACATACATAGAATTAGAAGAAAATATGATTGAAGAGGGTTCGCACGAAAAATTAATAAGTAATTGTTTGAAAATACAAGAATCTGGATACACAAAAGAAATCACTACTACTTTGAATGACGATAATTCTATGGAAAGTCATGTCCAGTGTGACAAAAATGGACAACTTTCAAACGCCACAGGGGAAGATGAGCAAAGTTATAACAATCATCATATTGTCCCCATTGGATTGTTAATTGTTTTTGCAACCATTTATTTGGGAATGAGCAGTTTACCTCGCTGCTTTGTAAATTGTgccgaaaaaaatattttgcgtaCCACCCAGACCTACCCACACCCAGAAAATATCAAAGGTGCACAAAATGTTTTGGATAGGTTGTTAGAATACAAAGATATATGCAAGGATTTGGCAATATTCACAAAAGACATCAACAAGACCCAGCATGAAGAAAACAAGACAGTATCGCAAAAACAATCGCTTTTGGACTTTGCTGAGAGTAGTGGCGACACTGTAGACGGAGGTAGTGGTAGAGGAGATAAGTGTTCCAAAGCATAcagtaagaaaaacaaaaaatctaaatattctataaaaatgCCTTCTAATGGTAAAAATggtttccataaaaataaaaattccactAAAGCCAAAGTGAATAAGTTTACCAAAACCGACAAAAAGGATGCCGAacccattatatatttgttTGCCTTAGTATTTATTTACTTGCTACTCAAAGCTGCGTCGGACATAAATCAACATTATAAATCGGTAAGTTAcgactttataaagaaaaaattaatcaatCAATGCGATGGCCTTATGTGAAAACTTGAAAACATAATATTTTGTTTCTGTTTAGAAGGAAATGACTTAATAAAATccgtaaaatgttttaaaagaaaaataaaatgtattgattttgtttaaactaaatatttttttcggtttttattaagtttttttccttttcctacaaaaagaaacaaaaattcgaGTTAGTTCCTTTTTCTATTTAGGCATTGATCAATCGATTGACCCTTTTATCCACTTATAAACATTGAACAACTTTGAATAGAAATGTGAATAATTTGTGAAATCATTGCAGGAGAATAAAAACGATAAACGCTTCTTGAGACGGTGCTCTCTGCAGTCCTACGCCCAAACCCACAGAGATCGTCGGGCATCAAAAGGTATTTCCGCGAAACTCCAGATTTAAAATTCTTACGCTATAAACTTCCTATCAAGTGTCGATTGAAGagaaataaaaagcatttatttAAATGTACTATTTTACTGAAagaatcaaaaatcaaaatatgaCCAAAACATGTATTTGATAATTATATCAAACACAAAGAAAAACTATAGCTTTAAATTCTTATATCCGAGTGGAATTTTATCCTTTATTCGTTATATGTAGCCTTAATTGATTGTAGTATGTATATGTAGAAAATAAGTGTCATTTCGAATGTATGAATGTGATCAATATCCAAGCAAAACCTCTTTTATACCTACCAATCTTTTGTATTTACTATCGACCTCATTTATTTTTGCCAGCAACGTTAAATATAAGATGTCGTCCTCCTGAAGTGGTCATCCTCTTTCAGGGGGTGTATGTGTGCGTTTGTTTTTACCTTTAAATCTCAAACCTCAAACTTTCCTTCAAATGTATTCCTTCCACTACTTGATGTAAAAGCTTATCtaaatgttttaataaaaaaaaaacaaaacttctaCTCTCTCATGTAATTGGATGTTTCTAAACTTATATTGTACATTTTTTCGCaattattcacaaaattttaaaactcaCTCTTCACTACTACCTATGTGTACCTGTTtgaaagaaacaaaagaaaaatatgcaTACATACTTATGAACAATTAACCTCTTTAACAAACCAAATCGTCATCATCATGATTAGAACAAAAACGTACAgtggcatcatcatcatcatctcggCGAGACACAGGCGCTGAGCAGCAATATTATTATCATAATTTAGAGATGTCTTCTTCCCAAAAAAcgccaacaccaccaccacccccCCTATCACCCTTACCAGGCAGTGGCAGCGGCAGCGGCAACCATAATTGGCAACTACTACGACAGCGTATGACCCTATCCCTAGATAATTCGAATTCACTGTCGCCATTAACAAAACCAGGTAGGTTAATCAGAATCAGCATtctccaaaagaaaaaaatattcattaacTGAATTTGTTGAAGAGTTATCCGTGATGATGCAGAGGAGGCGTTGTTCAGTGCCGGCCTCAACGTTTCACCAGCAGAGACACAATAGCAAGAATCCCTTGGGCTTATTATCCGACTCCCTAGAAAGGCGAACATCCATAACCATGCCATTGGTGGATTCCGTAGATATGTTGGGCCCCGAAACCACCAAACGTAGAGTGCGCATGATTAATAGACACTAAAGGTGAAAGCACAGACCTttagattggaatgaaatgcaTTCGGTTTATGAAACaatattacaaaaatatatatatcgattTATTTATTGGTCATCTGTATCGTAATTGTATTGTAGTAAAAAGTAAATGAATGTGTAGTTGTAGTTATGTTCGGGATCCTATCATCTATGTTTGTCATTATTTACACTATGTTGTTATTCATATAAATAAGTCATTAAAACTGCATACAAAGTTACTATATCAAGTTTCTTgcgattttttgtttgttttcattctCTTATCATCTCATTATTatcaaaaactaaaaatgatTTTGTGTATAAACTTAACTTAAGGGAAAGAAGCGTAACTAATAATGTGATCTAAATTTGTAAACACCTTTTATCATTATTATTACGAAGCATTTATTATATTCCGTTGTGGGAAGAATGTATGTGTATGTTAGTGCAATTTAATAATTCTATTTAAAAATGTACATTTTTatcttattgaaaattaatccTACTAAACTATGtactttaaatattaaaaataaactcTAAACGCTAGAAAGGCAAGATATTTGAACAGTAATTATTTGTTAAAATATATGGGATTGGGGCTTGCGTGTGTGCTATGAATTTCGAAGCCGTTGCCGTATGGCATTTTGTTTTGGAAGACACTGGTGGCACTCGAAGGACTTGAGTTAGCCAGCAGACATTTCAGCAGTTGGCTAGCTTAGCTCATTACCCTCGTAAAGACTTTCACAGCTTTCCAATAAACGTAGCACTGGCGATATATCATACGGATACAATTGTCTAGACACCAAACGGGATATTTGTAGTCTCAATCGTATTAGAACACTCATAGCTTCGTCCAGGGTGGTAGCACCCATACCAAAGTCATGGCAGCTTTGTACAAACATAGACCAATT
The genomic region above belongs to Stomoxys calcitrans chromosome 5, idStoCalc2.1, whole genome shotgun sequence and contains:
- the LOC106095358 gene encoding uncharacterized protein LOC106095358 isoform X1, coding for MIEEGSHEKLISNCLKIQESGYTKEITTTLNDDNSMESHVQCDKNGQLSNATGEDEQSYNNHHIVPIGLLIVFATIYLGMSSLPRCFVNCAEKNILRTTQTYPHPENIKGAQNVLDRLLEYKDICKDLAIFTKDINKTQHEENKTVSQKQSLLDFAESSGDTVDGGSGRGDKCSKAYSKKNKKSKYSIKMPSNGKNGFHKNKNSTKAKVNKFTKTDKKDAEPIIYLFALVFIYLLLKAASDINQHYKSENKNDKRFLRRCSLQSYAQTHRDRRASKEQKRTVASSSSSRRDTGAEQQYYYHNLEMSSSQKTPTPPPPPLSPLPGSGSGSGNHNWQLLRQRMTLSLDNSNSLSPLTKPELSVMMQRRRCSVPASTFHQQRHNSKNPLGLLSDSLERRTSITMPLVDSVDMLGPETTKRRVRMINRH
- the LOC106095358 gene encoding uncharacterized protein LOC106095358 isoform X2, with product MIEEGSHEKLISNCLKIQESGYTKEITTTLNDDNSMESHVQCDKNGQLSNATGEDEQSYNNHHIVPIGLLIVFATIYLGMSSLPRCFVNCAEKNILRTTQTYPHPENIKGAQNVLDRLLEYKDICKDLAIFTKDINKTQHEENKTVSQKQSLLDFAESSGDTVDGGSGRGDKCSKAYTKVNKFTKTDKKDAEPIIYLFALVFIYLLLKAASDINQHYKSENKNDKRFLRRCSLQSYAQTHRDRRASKEQKRTVASSSSSRRDTGAEQQYYYHNLEMSSSQKTPTPPPPPLSPLPGSGSGSGNHNWQLLRQRMTLSLDNSNSLSPLTKPELSVMMQRRRCSVPASTFHQQRHNSKNPLGLLSDSLERRTSITMPLVDSVDMLGPETTKRRVRMINRH